Proteins from a genomic interval of Salmo salar chromosome ssa14, Ssal_v3.1, whole genome shotgun sequence:
- the LOC106570015 gene encoding NADH dehydrogenase [ubiquinone] iron-sulfur protein 5 isoform X1 → MSIMPFIDLQGKLGINIDKWMLIQGGDQPYKRAPRCHAFEKEWIECADGIGQTRAKKECKLEFEDFYECMHREKTHKRLYEIRKQRDKMVKEGTYQTPAHHTGAQADDRP, encoded by the exons atgag CATCATGCCATTCATCGACCTCCAGGGGAAGTTGGGCATCAACATAGACAAATGGATGTTGATCCAGGGTGGAGACCAGCCATACAAACGGGCACCCCGCTGCCACGCCTTTGAGAAGGAGTGGATCGAGTGTGCGGATGGCATTGGTCAGACCCGTGCCAAGAAGGAATGCAAGCTTGAGTTTGAGGACTTCTATGAGTGCATGCACAGAGAGAAGACG cacaAGAGGCTGTATGAGATCCGTAAGCAGCGGGACAAGATGGTGAAGGAGGGCACCTACCAGACCCCAGCGCACCACACCGGCGCTCAGGCTGATGACAGGCCTTGA
- the LOC106570015 gene encoding NADH dehydrogenase [ubiquinone] iron-sulfur protein 5 isoform X2 — protein MPFIDLQGKLGINIDKWMLIQGGDQPYKRAPRCHAFEKEWIECADGIGQTRAKKECKLEFEDFYECMHREKTHKRLYEIRKQRDKMVKEGTYQTPAHHTGAQADDRP, from the exons ATGCCATTCATCGACCTCCAGGGGAAGTTGGGCATCAACATAGACAAATGGATGTTGATCCAGGGTGGAGACCAGCCATACAAACGGGCACCCCGCTGCCACGCCTTTGAGAAGGAGTGGATCGAGTGTGCGGATGGCATTGGTCAGACCCGTGCCAAGAAGGAATGCAAGCTTGAGTTTGAGGACTTCTATGAGTGCATGCACAGAGAGAAGACG cacaAGAGGCTGTATGAGATCCGTAAGCAGCGGGACAAGATGGTGAAGGAGGGCACCTACCAGACCCCAGCGCACCACACCGGCGCTCAGGCTGATGACAGGCCTTGA
- the LOC106570013 gene encoding E3 ubiquitin-protein ligase RNF19B, with protein MGSEKDSESPHSSVSGIPNPKCRAPGKRHGRISFHSLFHSKRGSRSANVGAATPLSQLHNQNHQQQQLTPLVPPVVPSTPTPNPAPTTTTDAPQDPANSPTSTQTEPLSSSRLSLGPPQSSSSTTTSASPPADFLECPLCLVPQPPEQLPELLGCSHRSCLCCLRQYLRIEITESRVHLSCPECSERLAPHQVADILDDVGLLEKYEEFLLRRCLASDPDCRWCPAPDCGFAVIASGCASCPRLVCCREGCLAEFCYHCKQAWHPNQTCDSARQQRALSLHMHSNHSPSYVQEHGHADDIKPCPRCGAYIIKMNDGSCNHMTCAVCGCEFCWLCMKEISDLHYLSPSGCTFWGKKPWTRKKKILWQLGTLIGAPVGITLIAGIAVPAMVIGIPVYAGRKIHAHYAGKKSNRHRRNLAITGGVALSIITAPVIAAVSVGIGVPIMLAYVYGVVPISLCRGGGCGVSRGKGRGMRIDFDEDDGPITVADAWRALKSPSLGESSLEGAASGLSTTSPSEGLSVAPGVLGDNPHFNTLAGGALGARTGKFNRLELQGGELGKDGAQRETGSLGAGSDCASTRGMAGSIISSYTLPDRDYTNLEIQVDIETKPSHLCLTSEEDLNTPPAAMAGEEPQDCSSRRGGGLFGSALGLSPGASLREGLRDVTLAQPESIRSDLEMSDTQSDDIAELTSDDCDSPHPKSCRPPQPQATCRPLHTSDRLRCPPDNVILYV; from the exons ATGGGATCAGAAAAGGACTCGGAATCCCCCCACTCCTCGGTGAGCGGCATTCCCAACCCCAAATGCCGGGCACCGGGAAAACGCCACGGACGCATCTCCTTCCACAGCCTTTTCCACAGCAAACGGGGTTCCCGGAGCGCCAATGTAGGGGCGGCCACACCTTTATCCCAGCTCCACAACCAAAACCATCAACAACAGCAACTCACCCCCCTTGTCCCCCCCGTAGTCCCTTCTACCCCCACACCTAACccagcccccaccaccaccacggaCGCCCCCCAGGACCCAGCCAACTCCCCCACCTCCACCCAAACAGAGCCCCTCTCTTCCAGTCGGCTCTCCCTGGGTCCGCCCCAGTcctccagctccaccaccaccagCGCCTCTCCTCCAGCAGACTTCCTGGAGTGCCCCCTGTGCCTGGTGCCCCAGCCCCCAGAACAGCTCCCTGAGCTGCTGGGCTGCAGCCACCGCTCCTGCCTGTGCTGCCTGCGCCAGTACCTGCGCATCGAGATCACCGAGAGCCGCGTCCACCTCAGCTGCCCCGAGTGCTCGGAGCGACTGGCGCCTCATCAGGTGGCGGATATTTTGGACGACGTAGGTCTGCTGGAGAAGTATGAGGAGTTCCTGCTGCGACGCTGCCTGGCCTCCGACCCAGACTGCCGCTGGTGTCCCGCGCCCGACTGCGG GTTCGCTGTGATCGCTTCGGGCTGTGCCAGCTGCCCCAGGCTGGTGTGTTGTAGAGAGGGCTGCTTGGCTGAGTTCTGTTACCACTGCAAGCAGGCGTGGCACCCCAACCAGACCTGTGACTCGGCCCGCCAGCAGAGGGCACTCTCCTTGCACATGCACAGCAACCACTCACCCAGCTACGTGCAGGAGCACGGGCACG CTGACGACATCAAGCCCTGCCCACGATGTGGCGCCTACATAATCAAGATGAACGACGGCAGCTGTAACCACATGACCTGTGCCGTGTGTGGCTGTGAGTTCTGCTGGCTCTGCATGAAGGAGATCTCTGACCTGCACTACCTCAG TCCATCAGGGTGTACGTTCTGGGGAAAGAAGCCGTGGACTCGTAAGAAGAAGATCCTGTGGCAGCTGGGCACTCTGATCGGAGCCCCGGTGGGCATCACCCTAATCGCTGGTATCGCTGTGCCTGCCATGGTTATTGGCATCCCCGTCTATGCGGGGCGCAAG ATTCACGCCCATTATGCGGGGAAGAAGAGCAATCGCCACAGGAGGAACCTGGCCATCACGGGAGGAGTGGCCCTGTCAATCATCACAGCTCCTGTGATCGCAGCCGTCAGTGTGGGTATTGGCGTGCCCATCATGTTGGCGTACGTCTATGGAGTCGTGCCCATCTCTCTGTGCCGCGGAGGAGGCTGTGGCGTCAGCCGAGGAAAGGGGCGTGGCATGCGGATAGACTTTGACGAGGACGACGGCCCAATCACAG TGGCTGATGCGTGGCGGGCCCTCAAGTCCCCCAGCTTGGGTGAGAGCAGCCTGGAGGGGGCAGCCAGCGGCCTTAGCACCACCTCCCCCAGTGAGGGCCTCTCTGTGGCCCCCGGGGTCCTGGGAGACAACCCCCACTTCAACACTCTGGCCGGGGGCGCCCTTGGAGCCAGGACTGGCAAATTCAACAG GTTGGAGCTCCAGGGAGGGGAGCTGGGGAAGGACGGtgcccagagagagacaggtagtctggGAGCGGGTAGTGACTGTGCCAGCACCCGGGGCATGGCAGGCTCCATTATCTCCTCCTACACACTCCCTGACAG GGACTATACTAACCTGGAGATCCAGGTGGACATCGAGACCAAACCCAGCCACCTCTGCCTGACCAGTGAGGAAGACCTAAACACGCCCCCTGCTGCTATGGCAGGGGAGGAGCCTCAGGACTGCAGCTCCAGAAGGGGAGGGGGTCTGTTTGGCTCAGCACTAGGCCTGTCGCCAGGGGCTTCGCTCAGGGAGGGGCTTCGCGATGTCACTCTGGCCCAGCCCGAGAGCATCCGTAGCGACCTGGAGATGTCCGACACCCAATCGGACGACATCGCTGAGCTGACGTCAGACGACTGTGACTCGCCTCATCCCAAGAGCTGCCGGCCCCCTCAACCCCAGGCCACCTGCAGACCCCTTCACACCTCCGACAGACTGCGCTGTCCCCCGGATAATGTCATTCTCTATGTTTAA